Proteins encoded within one genomic window of uncultured Draconibacterium sp.:
- a CDS encoding ATP-binding cassette domain-containing protein — MLKINNISSGYGKKQVLFDVSMTVEAGEVVLLTGGNGSGKSTLLKCIYNLLPLWSGNIEFENKNTIKNKPSDLIHNGIVYIPQKDFYFENLTVLENLQISGNMLPKQELKERIDEVFELTGLSKFRKRKPFDLSGGERKILAFGMGLIHKPKLLLFDEPFAGVDAKNTSTLLRLFNETIITPSNGLIIVEHKDDAKQLFTRKVKMELGKIKNITS; from the coding sequence ATGCTAAAAATCAACAATATATCATCTGGCTATGGTAAAAAGCAAGTGCTGTTTGATGTTTCAATGACCGTTGAAGCTGGTGAAGTCGTACTGTTGACTGGAGGCAACGGCTCGGGCAAGAGTACACTGTTAAAGTGCATTTACAATCTCTTACCATTATGGTCGGGAAATATTGAATTTGAAAACAAGAATACCATTAAAAATAAGCCCTCAGATTTAATTCACAACGGTATTGTATACATCCCTCAGAAGGATTTCTATTTTGAAAATCTTACGGTTTTAGAAAACCTTCAGATTTCCGGTAATATGCTCCCAAAGCAAGAGTTAAAGGAAAGAATCGATGAGGTATTTGAATTAACCGGATTATCAAAGTTCAGAAAGCGCAAGCCCTTTGATTTAAGCGGTGGAGAAAGAAAAATATTGGCATTCGGTATGGGTTTAATCCACAAACCAAAACTCTTATTGTTCGACGAGCCGTTTGCTGGTGTGGATGCAAAAAACACCTCTACCCTCCTACGGTTATTCAATGAGACTATTATAACCCCATCAAATGGCTTAATAATTGTTGAACACAAGGATGATGCAAAACAATTATTTACACGAAAAGTAAAAATGGAATTAGGTAAAATCAAAAATATAACGTCATGA
- a CDS encoding ABC transporter substrate-binding protein: MKKIVVVLLSTLLFFSCVEKKTDKIKIGFIGPLTGDGATYGASMKKGAELTFDSDSTFIVIYEDSKLEPKTGVNAANKLINIDKVDIIYGAASSTVSLAIAPNCDKANKILFSSISTSEDLTQAKLFIRNVPTNELQGQTAAIWLIDSLGVDKIAIFNENDDYGVTMAKSFKKKVEALEKSIVFEDSYIGGTRDFRITLAKIKESNAQAVFIPGNYKESEIILKQAKQLDLNLIFMGGDGSYSPELIKIAGEGAEGFYCTIMDIDKDSKYYKEFETKFNQNYKTPPDIYDAYAYEACQIIKDAFSTGKTDTKSIYEYITSNEFNSMTGIIKFNENGDVIRKFKMVRVINEQFVAQ; encoded by the coding sequence ATGAAAAAAATTGTAGTTGTTCTACTTTCAACATTGTTATTTTTTAGTTGTGTAGAAAAGAAAACTGATAAAATAAAAATTGGCTTCATTGGTCCTTTAACTGGTGATGGCGCTACCTATGGTGCTTCAATGAAAAAAGGTGCAGAATTGACCTTTGATAGTGATTCTACATTTATTGTTATATACGAGGACTCCAAACTCGAACCAAAAACTGGAGTAAATGCGGCTAACAAATTGATAAATATAGACAAGGTTGATATCATTTATGGAGCAGCTTCTTCTACTGTAAGTTTGGCTATCGCTCCAAATTGCGATAAGGCGAACAAAATACTTTTTTCTTCAATTTCAACATCTGAAGATTTAACCCAAGCCAAACTTTTTATAAGAAATGTTCCAACAAATGAACTGCAGGGGCAAACAGCTGCCATTTGGTTGATAGATAGTTTAGGTGTCGATAAAATTGCTATTTTCAATGAGAATGATGATTATGGTGTAACAATGGCTAAGTCTTTTAAAAAAAAGGTTGAGGCACTTGAAAAATCTATTGTTTTTGAAGACTCATATATAGGAGGAACTAGAGATTTTAGAATTACGTTAGCTAAAATAAAAGAATCAAATGCACAAGCAGTTTTTATACCTGGTAATTATAAAGAATCAGAGATTATTTTAAAACAAGCCAAACAACTTGATTTGAACTTAATATTTATGGGTGGAGACGGGTCATATAGCCCCGAATTAATAAAAATTGCGGGTGAAGGTGCTGAAGGTTTTTATTGTACAATAATGGATATCGATAAAGATTCAAAGTATTACAAAGAATTTGAAACAAAGTTTAATCAAAATTACAAAACACCCCCCGATATTTATGACGCTTATGCTTATGAAGCTTGCCAAATAATAAAAGATGCTTTTTCAACTGGCAAAACAGATACCAAAAGTATTTATGAATACATCACATCAAATGAATTTAATTCTATGACAGGCATTATTAAATTTAATGAAAATGGCGATGTAATTAGAAAATTTAAAATGGTACGGGTAATTAACGAACAATTCGTGGCACAATAA
- a CDS encoding 4Fe-4S cluster-binding domain-containing protein, with protein MLKGIKPVFLNKFPVNYKNDIHGWGFTKETIKREKGKLLTIDIDYGSCCRLNCPHCFKKNGHKYHAKMDRAGFEKIILQAIPLGLKSVKFLGAGEPFENNDILEIFEFLNSNNIIPLVFTSGYVFSDEDSAKKINGVSSCEDLLKKVLKFNVSIMLKYNAFDSTIQNNLVGNPKSINYSEHRDEALKKLIQTGFNSFDKNRDYSTKLALAINPVTNKNIHEALDLYKWARRRNIYAIVTPTMISGRAKWDLWEYITPPKEQLTNLYKQIYSFNIEAGLQSIEQIYNEGISSYAGGHPCNQVSCGLYITLNGDVYNCPGRDDESFKNRYNALTNDIEVVWKESKNLKERAGRYNCHCIAKDGKSISNDLYYEVENFLFSKYSYNEDGRLFTRNSFKQYLNEGLLEFIKSWYETNGEIVGISIQLEDEIQSEYSPTRICTENEFVQNKKLINSYCLKIQANEANIPLCNDLDYYLKKRLDETTRLEGQNKITGIACRCHKGVSNIIFRKEFKLDSRTDPFIFYIFIGHILIANNDDNIKYLKDNKIENIINGINGREFLALKPDVLIKEADYNNSFTDHNITFIKEEFKLKSLISNIKEFLDKKIEHVQKTDSLSTDLYRLKYKLSIEEIIFNNSLLKRQIEELIKNESDLKEKKERLDLLKNIDFVVSNYPKNKEEIDQVIYWQREGLKGKATNDSWYLKGDKLKIFI; from the coding sequence ATGTTAAAAGGTATAAAACCAGTATTCTTAAATAAATTTCCAGTTAATTACAAAAATGATATTCATGGCTGGGGTTTCACGAAAGAAACTATAAAAAGAGAAAAAGGGAAATTGCTTACAATTGATATTGATTACGGGTCTTGTTGTAGGTTGAATTGTCCTCACTGTTTTAAAAAAAACGGTCATAAATATCATGCAAAGATGGACCGTGCTGGTTTTGAAAAAATAATTCTTCAAGCAATCCCTTTAGGTCTAAAGAGTGTTAAATTTCTGGGAGCTGGAGAACCTTTTGAAAATAATGATATATTAGAAATATTTGAGTTTTTAAATTCAAATAATATAATCCCATTGGTATTTACAAGCGGCTATGTCTTTTCTGATGAAGATTCTGCAAAAAAAATTAATGGAGTTTCGAGTTGTGAAGACCTATTAAAAAAAGTCTTAAAGTTTAATGTTAGTATAATGCTAAAATACAACGCATTTGACTCAACAATTCAAAACAACCTTGTTGGGAATCCAAAATCCATTAATTATAGTGAACATAGGGATGAAGCTCTAAAGAAATTAATTCAGACTGGTTTTAACTCATTTGATAAAAATAGAGATTATTCAACAAAACTAGCATTAGCAATAAATCCTGTAACAAATAAAAATATTCATGAAGCCTTAGATTTATATAAATGGGCAAGACGTAGAAATATTTATGCCATAGTGACTCCAACAATGATTAGTGGTCGAGCTAAATGGGATTTATGGGAATACATTACTCCTCCCAAGGAACAATTGACAAACTTGTACAAACAAATATATTCATTCAATATAGAAGCTGGTTTGCAATCAATTGAGCAAATTTACAATGAAGGTATTTCTTCTTATGCGGGTGGTCATCCATGCAACCAAGTATCTTGTGGGTTGTATATTACTTTAAATGGTGATGTATATAACTGTCCAGGAAGAGATGATGAATCATTTAAAAATAGGTATAATGCTTTAACAAATGATATTGAAGTTGTCTGGAAGGAATCCAAAAACCTTAAAGAAAGAGCTGGTAGATATAATTGTCATTGCATAGCAAAAGATGGCAAATCCATTTCAAATGATTTGTATTATGAAGTTGAGAATTTCTTATTCTCTAAATATTCCTATAACGAGGATGGCAGATTATTTACAAGAAATTCTTTTAAGCAGTATCTCAATGAAGGTCTTTTAGAGTTTATTAAATCTTGGTATGAAACTAATGGTGAAATTGTAGGAATATCTATTCAATTAGAAGATGAAATACAATCTGAATATTCACCAACTAGGATATGTACAGAAAATGAATTTGTACAAAACAAAAAATTGATTAATTCCTATTGTTTAAAGATACAAGCTAATGAAGCTAATATTCCCCTATGTAATGATTTAGATTATTACTTAAAAAAACGTTTAGACGAAACGACACGCCTTGAAGGTCAAAACAAAATTACTGGCATTGCCTGTCGATGCCATAAAGGTGTAAGCAATATTATATTTAGAAAAGAGTTTAAATTAGACTCTAGAACCGACCCTTTTATATTCTATATTTTCATTGGACATATATTAATCGCTAATAATGATGACAATATAAAATATTTAAAGGATAACAAAATAGAAAACATCATAAATGGCATTAATGGTAGAGAGTTCTTAGCTCTTAAACCGGATGTGCTGATTAAAGAGGCAGATTATAATAACTCATTCACAGACCATAACATAACGTTTATAAAAGAAGAATTTAAGCTTAAATCTTTAATTTCAAACATAAAGGAATTTCTAGACAAAAAAATTGAACATGTTCAAAAAACAGATTCTCTATCTACTGATTTATATCGTTTGAAGTACAAACTCAGTATAGAAGAAATTATTTTTAATAACTCATTGCTAAAAAGGCAGATAGAAGAATTAATTAAAAATGAATCTGATTTAAAGGAAAAAAAGGAAAGGCTTGACCTTTTAAAGAATATTGATTTTGTAGTAAGTAATTACCCCAAAAACAAGGAAGAAATTGACCAAGTCATTTACTGGCAGAGAGAAGGACTAAAAGGTAAAGCAACTAATGATTCATGGTACTTAAAAGGCGACAAACTTAAAATATTTATATAA
- a CDS encoding branched-chain amino acid ABC transporter permease — protein MALSEILHRLNMSLIQLVINILSQAGLFAVIGTAFYLIYSTSRIFHISLGGSLTLSAYISYSLYVLNINIYICVLVAVLTVVVLELSICKFIYLKLKKKQSASYIFLFVSLGIYIIFQNIISIIWGDGSYSFNIFNKQTINFWGITYIKSQLFLTVASLFLSLTMFFLLSKSKFGRKLKAVSSNLELSTSFGINIHSIFIFSFLISAILISTIGVLIALDTDFVPTIGFNLVIYGIVILIIGGLEYKSILIGALLLSSIQNITVYYFGNLWQDAIIYTLLIVLLVLKPHGLSSIQIKKVNI, from the coding sequence TTGGCTCTTTCAGAAATACTTCATAGGTTAAACATGTCTCTTATACAGCTAGTTATAAACATACTAAGTCAAGCAGGTTTATTTGCTGTGATTGGCACAGCATTTTACCTTATTTATTCTACAAGTAGAATATTTCATATTTCTTTAGGCGGTTCATTAACGCTTTCTGCCTACATTTCATATAGCTTATATGTGCTAAATATCAACATATACATATGCGTATTAGTGGCGGTTTTAACCGTAGTTGTTCTTGAATTAAGCATTTGTAAGTTTATTTACTTAAAATTGAAAAAAAAACAGAGTGCTTCCTACATTTTCCTTTTTGTATCACTCGGCATTTACATTATCTTCCAAAATATTATTTCAATTATTTGGGGTGATGGTTCTTATTCTTTCAATATTTTTAATAAACAAACAATTAACTTTTGGGGCATTACTTACATTAAATCCCAGCTTTTTTTAACTGTGGCTTCTTTATTTTTATCGTTAACTATGTTTTTTCTTTTAAGCAAATCAAAATTCGGTAGAAAACTCAAAGCTGTTAGTTCAAACTTAGAATTAAGCACTAGTTTTGGAATAAATATTCATTCGATTTTTATTTTTAGCTTTTTAATCTCTGCCATTTTAATTTCTACAATAGGAGTTTTGATTGCTTTAGATACTGATTTTGTTCCTACAATTGGATTTAATTTAGTAATCTATGGCATCGTTATATTAATTATTGGTGGATTAGAGTATAAAAGTATTCTCATTGGTGCGCTTTTGTTATCGTCAATCCAAAATATTACAGTCTACTATTTTGGGAATCTTTGGCAAGATGCAATAATCTATACACTACTAATAGTACTATTAGTATTAAAACCACATGGTTTAAGCAGTATCCAAATAAAAAAAGTAAATATTTAA
- a CDS encoding branched-chain amino acid ABC transporter permease: MEFTLHIAILVFLYIILSQSLMLSAGYSKLISLAHAGFYGIGAYTSALLSINFGLGFLLTLPISMLVSGAIGILVSTIALRTVDDYFIIITLGIQVVAYSIMNNWMELTNGPLGIPGIPSISILGVEIKSKIAFLFLSLILTGIVFTLIRNITKSPFGRVLLGLSEDEIFTKSLGKNAYSAKVISFALGGMFATIPGVLYAHYISYIDPTSFTVDESIFILSIVIIGGMRNLWGAAIAAAVLIILPEALRFIGMPSNIAANVRQIIYGLALVFMMFKYSKGFISKPYSGQENRKF; encoded by the coding sequence ATGGAATTTACTTTACACATAGCAATTCTTGTTTTTTTGTATATAATCTTATCACAGAGTTTGATGTTATCGGCTGGTTATTCAAAGTTAATTTCATTAGCTCATGCTGGATTTTATGGTATTGGTGCCTACACTTCCGCACTACTAAGTATAAATTTTGGGTTGGGGTTTTTATTAACTCTTCCGATTTCTATGTTAGTTAGTGGAGCTATTGGTATTTTGGTTTCAACGATTGCTTTAAGGACAGTTGATGATTATTTTATTATTATCACACTAGGAATACAAGTAGTCGCTTACTCAATAATGAATAACTGGATGGAGTTAACCAATGGTCCGCTTGGCATTCCGGGAATCCCGTCTATTTCAATTTTAGGTGTTGAAATTAAAAGTAAAATAGCCTTCTTATTCTTATCCTTAATTCTAACCGGAATTGTTTTTACATTAATCAGAAACATTACTAAATCACCCTTTGGTAGAGTTTTGTTAGGATTAAGCGAGGATGAAATATTTACTAAAAGTCTTGGAAAGAATGCTTATTCAGCAAAAGTTATCAGCTTTGCTTTAGGCGGTATGTTTGCTACAATCCCAGGTGTTCTGTACGCTCATTACATTAGCTATATAGACCCTACTAGTTTTACCGTTGATGAATCTATTTTTATTTTATCAATAGTCATTATTGGTGGAATGCGTAACTTATGGGGAGCAGCTATTGCAGCAGCAGTATTAATTATATTACCGGAAGCATTAAGGTTTATTGGCATGCCAAGCAATATTGCTGCAAATGTCCGTCAAATCATCTATGGTTTAGCCCTGGTATTTATGATGTTTAAATACAGTAAAGGATTTATTTCTAAACCTTATTCGGGTCAGGAAAACAGAAAATTCTAA
- a CDS encoding protein-export chaperone SecB: MEDSKFQFKGFSIVRSLIERNDKEASKKINLGFAPKGYINKTDSNFQLHLGVKIEDENKTFKIEIDAVANYVFENKEGLENLSKFFYVNAPALLFPYIRAYISTLTNLSGFEPINLPTLNMTRLGEDLRKNTTEVEA; the protein is encoded by the coding sequence ATGGAAGATTCAAAATTTCAATTTAAAGGATTTAGTATTGTACGTTCATTGATTGAGCGAAACGATAAGGAAGCATCTAAAAAAATTAATCTTGGATTTGCTCCCAAAGGATATATTAACAAGACTGATTCTAACTTTCAATTACATTTAGGTGTTAAGATTGAAGATGAAAACAAGACTTTTAAAATTGAGATAGATGCTGTTGCAAACTATGTATTTGAAAATAAAGAAGGCTTAGAAAATTTGAGCAAATTCTTTTACGTAAATGCACCAGCACTATTATTCCCTTATATTCGAGCTTATATTTCTACTCTTACAAATCTGTCAGGATTTGAACCGATTAATCTTCCTACCCTGAATATGACCAGACTTGGAGAAGATTTAAGAAAGAATACTACAGAAGTTGAGGCTTAA
- a CDS encoding HEPN domain-containing protein has product MSKIRQKSDFNIDAAEQMLKEAYYAPSVHCSYYSCFQLLKFTIKDFFGIDYDTQSVNIASSNQNTHQYVLNYVSSELRNLAGFEESRDFKRTFKDLKQFRLESDYENIEIGSEKGNEALDKAKEIRTYIIKNFNV; this is encoded by the coding sequence ATGAGCAAGATTAGACAAAAATCTGATTTTAATATAGATGCTGCGGAGCAAATGCTTAAAGAAGCTTATTATGCACCCAGTGTACACTGTTCTTATTATAGTTGTTTTCAATTGCTTAAATTTACGATAAAAGATTTTTTTGGAATTGACTATGATACTCAATCCGTGAATATTGCGTCATCGAATCAAAATACACATCAATACGTATTAAATTATGTGTCAAGTGAACTGAGAAACCTTGCGGGATTTGAAGAAAGTCGTGATTTTAAGCGAACCTTTAAGGACTTAAAACAGTTTAGATTAGAGTCGGATTATGAAAATATTGAAATTGGTTCTGAAAAAGGAAATGAAGCTTTAGATAAAGCAAAAGAAATCAGAACTTATATAATTAAAAACTTCAACGTATGA
- a CDS encoding DUF6266 family protein, which produces MGKINQGILGGFSGKVGNVIGGNWKGIDYMRVKPANVANPQTEGQVDQRTKFSTVLQFLQPLKDFVKVGYKNYAIKMTQFNSAMSYILKNAVTGSYPNFTVDYANALISRGSLAGVLNGAAASSAAGSVEFTWGDNTSESNASATDKAMILAYNDSKGEAVFVTEGATRNAGSQTLTVPDDFSGDSVECFIAFISEDGLSVANSKYVGSITVA; this is translated from the coding sequence ATGGGTAAAATTAATCAAGGTATCTTAGGAGGTTTCAGCGGTAAGGTTGGAAACGTTATCGGGGGAAACTGGAAAGGGATTGATTACATGAGGGTAAAACCTGCAAATGTGGCTAATCCACAAACTGAAGGTCAAGTTGACCAGCGAACTAAATTCTCTACTGTACTGCAATTCTTGCAACCATTGAAAGACTTTGTAAAAGTCGGTTACAAGAACTACGCAATTAAAATGACTCAGTTTAACAGTGCGATGTCTTACATCCTGAAAAACGCTGTTACTGGTTCTTATCCAAACTTCACAGTTGATTATGCAAATGCATTAATCAGTCGTGGTTCTTTGGCTGGTGTTTTAAATGGTGCTGCCGCTTCATCCGCTGCAGGTTCAGTTGAATTTACCTGGGGAGATAATACTTCCGAGAGTAATGCAAGCGCAACCGACAAAGCGATGATTTTAGCTTACAATGACTCAAAAGGTGAGGCAGTCTTTGTAACCGAAGGAGCAACCCGAAACGCAGGTTCGCAAACTTTAACCGTTCCTGATGACTTTTCAGGAGATTCAGTTGAATGTTTTATCGCTTTCATTAGCGAAGATGGTCTTTCAGTTGCTAACAGTAAGTATGTTGGTTCAATTACTGTAGCATAA
- a CDS encoding Gfo/Idh/MocA family oxidoreductase, translated as MKSKSHSSRRSFIKNTVLGTALVSATPTVLANSYNQRVLLKSREFEPAQFAANDQVQLALIGAGIQGIYDTTSALRVPGVKLMAACDLYTGRLQRAKELWGDNIFVTRDYREILNRDDVDAVIIATPDHWHIKISTEALNAGKAVYCEKPMVQNFDEGHPLIQAWKDSGKVMQIGSQGMSSLGNEKAKQLYEDGAIGEIVMLDMFNDRYSAEGAWQYPIPPDANPDTVDYDTFLGRAPKVPFELKRFFRWRNYKDYGTGVAGDLFVHAFSTLHYVISSNGPERAQATGGLRYWDDGRDVPDVSITLYDFPKTNTHAAFNAAFRVNFIAGNGGGGGFRLVGTEGEMEIGSNSVKLIRSKLNMKPQSYSLIAYTEEMQKKIKEEYDMKYLNERKADLNIGETVYEAPHDYKGAHYDHFYNFFQGVRGQQKIVEDPVFGLRAAGAALLANESYYKAKPVIWNPDTMKLG; from the coding sequence ATGAAAAGTAAAAGTCATTCTTCCAGACGATCGTTTATAAAGAATACGGTCCTCGGCACAGCTCTTGTTTCTGCAACACCAACAGTTTTAGCTAATTCTTACAACCAGCGGGTTTTATTGAAATCCCGCGAATTTGAACCGGCTCAGTTCGCGGCCAACGACCAGGTGCAGCTGGCATTGATAGGAGCCGGAATACAGGGAATTTACGACACTACTTCGGCGCTTCGCGTTCCCGGAGTAAAACTGATGGCAGCCTGCGATTTATATACAGGCCGTTTACAGCGTGCAAAAGAATTATGGGGCGACAATATTTTTGTAACCCGCGACTATCGTGAAATCCTTAACCGCGATGATGTTGATGCGGTCATAATCGCCACTCCTGATCACTGGCACATAAAAATCAGTACCGAAGCATTAAACGCAGGAAAAGCTGTTTACTGCGAAAAACCGATGGTGCAAAACTTCGATGAAGGTCATCCTTTGATTCAGGCATGGAAAGATTCGGGTAAAGTCATGCAGATTGGAAGTCAGGGCATGTCGTCGCTGGGTAACGAAAAGGCAAAGCAGTTGTATGAAGATGGTGCTATTGGCGAAATTGTAATGCTCGACATGTTTAACGACCGTTATTCAGCTGAAGGTGCCTGGCAGTATCCAATACCGCCGGATGCAAATCCTGACACCGTGGATTATGATACATTCTTAGGACGGGCGCCAAAAGTACCTTTTGAACTCAAACGTTTTTTCCGCTGGCGGAATTACAAAGATTACGGTACCGGTGTAGCCGGTGATTTATTTGTTCATGCATTTTCCACCTTGCATTATGTAATCAGTTCGAATGGTCCGGAACGAGCTCAGGCAACCGGAGGTTTGCGCTACTGGGACGATGGGAGAGACGTTCCGGATGTTTCGATTACACTTTATGATTTCCCAAAAACGAATACACACGCTGCATTTAACGCTGCGTTCCGCGTGAATTTTATTGCTGGAAACGGTGGCGGAGGTGGTTTCCGACTTGTGGGAACTGAAGGTGAAATGGAGATCGGTTCAAACAGTGTAAAACTCATCCGTTCGAAACTGAACATGAAACCGCAAAGCTATTCGTTGATCGCGTACACCGAAGAGATGCAAAAGAAAATTAAAGAAGAGTATGACATGAAATACCTCAACGAAAGAAAAGCTGATTTGAATATTGGTGAAACTGTTTATGAGGCTCCGCACGATTACAAAGGTGCACATTACGATCATTTCTACAATTTCTTCCAGGGTGTTCGTGGGCAACAAAAAATCGTTGAAGATCCTGTTTTCGGACTACGTGCTGCCGGTGCAGCTCTTTTGGCTAACGAAAGCTATTACAAAGCAAAACCAGTGATTTGGAATCCTGATACAATGAAATTAGGATAA
- a CDS encoding DUF418 domain-containing protein: protein MEARIENNKADAPISKQNRIEYLDLIRGISIFGILIVNLRWFSLYTLGYNGVFTFPEIDHVVRTLQYIFIEGKFYSMFSLLFGWGIALQIERSRKDDASTAAFIRRRLWFMLLLGGIHLFFIWEGDIVFLYGLAGFILVALRNYSTRALLVSGILLILSPIVLYFLKMQFSWINWPSDILYEAGEKVYQMQGLIDQDTSRTPVLRETKNMFSIIGITWADAPYRFAYLFFVSRIPKVLGVMLIGFVIARTDFYQKAMQHQKKMLWIFIAGSLVSVPLNIVLFLFVKNEEAFYALQPEGLLYTAVYAFTIFPLAIVYMIGLALAFEKPWIHKLLKQVLPVGRTAFSNYVGQSLIGIILFYGIGFGWAQQFGPLAWTILAVIIFTVEVIVSSIWLKYFRFGPLEWIWRSFTYAKIQPLLVTKKIGR, encoded by the coding sequence ATGGAAGCAAGAATCGAGAATAATAAAGCAGATGCACCAATTAGTAAACAGAACCGCATTGAATACCTTGATTTAATAAGAGGTATTTCTATTTTCGGAATTCTGATTGTCAATCTTCGGTGGTTTTCGCTTTATACGCTTGGCTACAACGGTGTTTTTACTTTCCCTGAAATTGATCACGTGGTACGTACACTCCAATACATTTTTATCGAAGGAAAATTTTATTCGATGTTCAGTTTACTTTTCGGATGGGGGATTGCACTTCAGATCGAACGCTCACGAAAAGATGATGCATCAACAGCTGCATTTATCCGACGCCGACTTTGGTTTATGCTGCTTTTGGGCGGAATTCACCTGTTTTTTATCTGGGAAGGCGACATTGTTTTTCTGTACGGCCTGGCAGGTTTTATCCTGGTGGCATTACGCAACTATTCGACTCGGGCATTATTGGTTTCAGGTATTCTTTTGATTTTGTCACCAATTGTACTCTATTTCCTTAAAATGCAATTCTCGTGGATCAACTGGCCATCAGACATTTTATATGAGGCCGGCGAAAAGGTTTACCAAATGCAGGGATTAATCGATCAGGATACCAGCAGAACACCGGTTTTGCGTGAAACGAAAAATATGTTTTCGATTATTGGAATTACCTGGGCCGACGCACCATATCGATTTGCTTACCTGTTTTTTGTAAGTCGTATTCCGAAAGTTTTGGGAGTCATGTTAATCGGTTTTGTTATTGCCCGAACCGATTTTTATCAAAAGGCAATGCAGCACCAAAAGAAAATGTTATGGATTTTTATTGCAGGCTCACTGGTTTCTGTGCCGCTAAACATTGTACTTTTTCTATTTGTAAAAAACGAAGAAGCTTTTTACGCCTTGCAACCTGAAGGTTTATTGTACACCGCTGTGTATGCGTTTACTATATTTCCACTGGCCATTGTTTATATGATCGGTCTGGCACTGGCATTTGAAAAACCATGGATACATAAACTCTTAAAACAGGTGCTGCCGGTGGGGCGAACAGCTTTTAGCAATTACGTTGGGCAAAGCTTGATTGGTATTATTTTGTTTTACGGAATTGGCTTTGGTTGGGCACAGCAATTTGGACCGCTTGCCTGGACAATTCTGGCAGTAATTATTTTTACTGTAGAAGTAATTGTAAGTTCAATCTGGCTTAAATACTTTCGTTTTGGCCCCTTAGAATGGATTTGGCGTAGTTTTACTTACGCCAAGATTCAGCCGCTGCTTGTAACAAAAAAAATAGGCCGATAG